In the Hordeum vulgare subsp. vulgare chromosome 7H, MorexV3_pseudomolecules_assembly, whole genome shotgun sequence genome, one interval contains:
- the LOC123408218 gene encoding U-box domain-containing protein 70-like, which translates to MGPGGTDQAADGDRELRREKKVAMRARAKASNELFYNKKYQEATGHYTDALKKNPNEPAHFYELSYCFQKQSSMSHFSGSSARRCVICIEKSKGGGVGPEDLEDILRDWHSDIHLSNELKKCMEEVAVVRKEASDERLRRIESEQTARTSEANHVQHKKEIEEHLSKMIQDMQQVIAGQDEVANELQKANKHIEHVEHQLLESKKFHSEELQKVNEHSLNLQHQLTESKERYNQLQSKHDVLLKERDTALKEVKNLRQRGTAMCCQFSLAELKHATENFSTSMKFRECGFASVYRGVLRNMEVAIKVLRHDAQGRSQFEQEVGIYNRVRHPNLVNLLGACTESSTLVYEFLPNGSLEDFLSCEDKRRTLTWKIRIRIITEICSALIFLHENKHEPVFHGDLQPANILLDANLVSKLSDFGISHLLIQSKGKNTEQPAEDRTYMDPEYLVTGKMIPHCDVYSFGIVVLRLLTGKPPVGLRKIVDDAKKQDDLNSVVDASAGEWPFLHVLQLAEIALSCTEPNNRHRPILSGQLWTAVETMRDVAMLPSPSSSSSVRAESIIPSHFICPITHEIMKDPHFDADGFTYEGNHENRRWLKENKRSMLSNKPLKHLELIPNHNLRSAIQEWLQQHSMLLE; encoded by the exons ATGGGTCCCGGCGGCACCGACCAGGCCGCAGATGGCGACAGGGAGCTCCGGCGCGAGAAGAAGGTGGCCATGCGGGCGCGCGCCAAGGCCA GCAATGAACTCTTCTACAACAAAAAATATCAGGAAGCAACAGGTCACTATACCGACGCCCTGAAAAAGAATCCAAATGAACCCGCA CACTTTTATGAGCTGTCATACT GTTTTCAGAAACagagctcaatgtcacatttttcTGGGAGCTCtgcccgaag ATGTGTGATATGCATTGAGAAGTCTAAAGGCGGTGGTGTTGGGCCTGAGGATTTAGAAGACATTTTG AGAGATTGGCATTCGGACATTCATTTGTCTAATGAACTTAAAAAGTGCATGGAAGAAGTTGCAGTAGTCAGGAAAGAAGCTTCTGATGAGCGCTTGAGGCGGATTGAATCTGAACAAACA GCCAGGACATCAGAGGCAAACCATGTTCAACATAAGAAAGAAATAGAGGAACATCTTTCCAAAATGATACAAGATATGCAACAAGTTatagcaggacaagatgaagttgCTAATGAGCTACAGAAAGCTAATAAGCATATTGAGCATGTTGAACATCAGCTTTTGGAGTCAAAAAAGTTTCATAGTGAGGAACTTCAGAAGGTCAATGAGCATAGTTTGAATTTGCAACATCAGCTCACTGAATCCAAGGAGCGATATAACCAGCTTCAGTCCAAGCATGATGTCTTGCTAAAGGAACGAGATACTGCACTCAAAGAGGTAAAAAATTTACGCCAGAGAGGTACGGCGATGTGCTGCCAGTTCTCATTAGCTGAACTAAAGCACGCAACAGAAAATTTCAGTACTTCAATGAAGTTCAGAGAATGTGGGTTTGCCTCTGTGTACCGAGGTGTCCTCCGGAACATGGAAGTTGCAATAAAGGTGCTGAGACATGATGCTCAAGGACGCTCTCAGTTTGAACAAGAG GTTGGTATCTATAATAGAGTGAGACACCCCAACCTGGTAAATCTGCTAGGAGCATGCACAGAGTCATCGACGCTTGTCTATGAGTTCTTGCCAAATGGTAGTCTTGAAGATTTTCTTTCATGTGAGGATAAGAGGCGAACACTAACATGGAAGATTCGCATTCGTATTATCACTGAGATATGTTCAGCTTTGATCTTTCTGCATGAGAACAAACATGAGCCAGTTTTTCATGGTGATCTTCAGCCAGCCAACATTCTCCTTGATGCTAACTTAGTCTCTAAGCTTAGTGACTTTGGCATTTCTCATCTACTAATCCAGTCCAAGGGCAAAAACACTGAGCAACCTGCTGAGGACCGTACATATATGGACCCAGAATATCTTGTCactgggaagatgatacctcactgTGATGTCTATTCTTTTGGAATTGTAGTCCTGCGCCTTTTAACTGGAAAGCCTCCTGTTGGTCTAAGGAAGATTGTGGATGATGCTAAGAAGCAAGATGACCTGAATTCTGTAGTTGATGCCTCAGCCGGAGAGTGGCCTTTTTTGCACGTCCTGCAGTTAGCAGAAATTGCTCTCAGTTGCACTGAGCCAAACAACAGGCATCGTCCTATTCTTTCAGGCCAGCTCTGGACAGCAGTTGAGACCATGAGGGATGTCGCAATGTTACCTTCACCTTCATCTTCGAGTTCGGTGCGGGCTGAAAGCATCATACCGTCACATTTCATCTGTCCTATAACTCAT GAAATCATGAAGGATCCTCACTTTGATGCAGATGGATTCACCTACGAAGGAAATCATGAAAACCGGAGATGGCTTAAAGAGAATAAGAGATCGATGTTGAGCAACAAGCCACTTAAACACCTGGAGCTCATCCCCAATCACAATCTCCGTTCTGCCATTCAGGAGTGGCTCCAACAGCACAGCATGCTTCTGGAATAA